Proteins from one Listeria weihenstephanensis genomic window:
- the rpoD gene encoding RNA polymerase sigma factor RpoD, producing the protein MAKKAQQSKPEDLNLDKAKELLIEEGKKKGSLTYAEIAAKLAPFTLDSDQMDEFLELLTVLTIEVSDDEDEDDPNEAELIKEETAEIDLNDLSVPPGVKINDPVRMYLKEIGRVNLLSADEEIALAKRIEQGDVEAKGRLAEANLRLVVSIAKRYVGRGMLFLDLIQEGNMGLMKAVEKFDFNKGFKFSTYATWWIRQAITRAIADQARTIRIPVHMVETINKLIRVQRSLLQDLGRDPTPEEIGEEMDLPTEKVREILKIAQEPVSLETPIGEEDDSHLGDFIEDQEATSPSDHAAYELLKEQLEDVLDTLTDREENVLRLRFGLDDGRTRTLEEVGRVFGVTRERIRQIEAKALRKLRHPSRSKQLKDFLE; encoded by the coding sequence ATGGCTAAAAAAGCACAACAATCAAAACCAGAAGATTTGAATTTAGATAAAGCGAAAGAGCTGTTAATTGAAGAAGGTAAGAAGAAAGGGTCACTAACGTACGCCGAAATCGCTGCCAAACTTGCTCCGTTTACTTTAGATAGTGACCAAATGGATGAATTTTTGGAGTTGCTCACAGTATTAACAATTGAGGTATCGGATGATGAGGATGAAGATGATCCAAATGAAGCTGAGTTAATCAAAGAAGAAACAGCCGAAATCGATTTAAATGACCTAAGTGTACCACCAGGCGTTAAAATCAATGATCCAGTTCGGATGTATTTGAAGGAAATCGGTCGTGTAAATCTACTGTCTGCTGATGAAGAAATTGCACTTGCAAAACGTATCGAGCAAGGGGATGTCGAAGCAAAAGGGCGCCTAGCAGAAGCAAATTTACGTCTTGTTGTAAGTATTGCCAAACGCTATGTTGGTCGTGGTATGTTATTCCTTGATTTAATTCAAGAAGGTAATATGGGTCTTATGAAAGCCGTTGAGAAATTCGATTTCAATAAAGGTTTCAAGTTTAGTACGTATGCAACGTGGTGGATTCGTCAAGCGATTACCCGTGCTATTGCTGACCAAGCGCGTACGATCCGTATCCCTGTGCATATGGTTGAAACGATTAACAAATTAATTCGCGTGCAGCGCTCACTGTTACAAGATTTAGGACGAGATCCAACTCCAGAAGAGATTGGTGAAGAAATGGATCTGCCAACAGAAAAGGTACGTGAAATTTTAAAAATTGCACAAGAACCAGTTTCGCTTGAAACGCCAATTGGGGAAGAGGATGACTCGCACCTAGGTGATTTCATCGAGGATCAAGAAGCGACATCACCGTCAGATCACGCTGCCTATGAACTTTTAAAAGAGCAGTTAGAAGACGTTCTTGATACGCTGACAGACCGCGAAGAAAATGTGCTCCGTTTGCGCTTTGGGCTAGATGATGGCCGTACGCGCACTCTTGAGGAAGTTGGCCGTGTATTCGGCGTAACCCGCGAGCGTATCCGTCAAATCGAAGCAAAAGCACTGCGCAAATTAAGACATCCAAGTCGTAGTAAACAATTAAAAGATTTCTTAGAATAA
- the dnaG gene encoding DNA primase — protein sequence MQRIPEEKIDEIRSQADIVDVVGNYVQLKKQGRNYSGLCPFHGEKTPSFTVSPEKQIFHCFGCGKGGNIFSFLMQIDGLSFVESVKKVADMTHIPLDIEISSGDGSPASRPDSQEGKMIEIHQLTSKLYHYLLMETEEGQEALQYLLERGMSEQELDHFEIGFAPAHASTVTTFLKKREVDLSLAVESGLLTERDDGNIVDRFRNRIMFPIKNDRGQLVGFSGRLFNQEDGPKYLNSPETPIFNKRQILYHFSDARQEIRKKEEILLLEGYMDVISSVSAEFNNAVASMGTSLTEEHVQMIRRVTNRAIICYDGDRAGIEASFKAGTLLAEQHKLEVFVLQLPNGKDPDDFIRSEGVEKFTEVYMHQRLTWTAFKLQFLRRNRNLQNETDKIAYLGEALAEIGKLDQAVERELYLKQLGSEFELSMEALKQQLQQSLVSAKPKPRDYGGPPPEDYGEYPVYDGGGGPAYEEFSFQQPTQTPSAGLTSEKRLLKYMLEDRDAFIQIRNMMQEQEIDFYHDNYKALYTYLIGFYATGNDANPLVLMDQLPDDMTRNLVSELEMMVLNTEVSTEEYQDYVASLRKASIERDIKEKEQQLQIASQQGEMTLAFELARTITAMRADLKK from the coding sequence ATGCAACGGATTCCAGAAGAAAAGATTGATGAAATACGTTCTCAAGCGGACATTGTGGATGTAGTCGGTAATTATGTGCAATTGAAGAAGCAAGGGCGTAATTACTCGGGGCTTTGTCCTTTTCATGGCGAGAAAACACCATCTTTTACAGTATCACCAGAGAAGCAGATTTTTCACTGTTTTGGTTGTGGTAAAGGTGGCAATATTTTTTCCTTTTTAATGCAGATCGACGGGCTTTCCTTTGTTGAATCAGTGAAAAAAGTAGCTGATATGACGCATATTCCACTCGATATTGAAATTTCTTCGGGGGATGGATCGCCTGCCAGTAGGCCTGATAGTCAAGAAGGTAAGATGATTGAAATTCACCAGTTAACAAGTAAGCTATATCACTATTTGTTAATGGAGACCGAGGAAGGGCAAGAGGCATTGCAATATTTGCTCGAGCGTGGAATGTCTGAACAAGAACTAGATCATTTTGAAATTGGTTTTGCACCAGCTCATGCATCGACTGTTACGACTTTTTTAAAGAAACGAGAGGTTGATTTGTCGTTGGCCGTGGAATCGGGCTTGCTTACAGAGCGTGATGATGGTAATATAGTAGATCGGTTCCGCAATCGAATTATGTTTCCAATTAAGAATGATCGCGGTCAATTAGTAGGTTTTTCTGGTCGGCTTTTCAACCAAGAGGATGGGCCAAAGTATTTGAACAGCCCTGAAACGCCGATTTTTAATAAGCGCCAAATCCTATATCATTTTTCAGATGCACGACAAGAAATTCGTAAGAAAGAAGAAATCTTGTTGCTGGAAGGTTATATGGACGTTATTTCAAGTGTTTCAGCCGAATTTAACAATGCCGTCGCTTCTATGGGTACATCACTCACCGAAGAACATGTGCAGATGATTCGGCGCGTTACAAACCGAGCGATTATTTGTTACGATGGTGATCGTGCGGGTATTGAGGCGAGTTTTAAAGCGGGAACTTTATTGGCAGAGCAACACAAGTTAGAAGTATTTGTATTGCAACTGCCAAATGGTAAGGACCCAGATGATTTTATCCGTTCGGAAGGTGTCGAGAAATTTACCGAAGTATACATGCATCAACGATTAACATGGACGGCTTTTAAATTACAGTTTTTGAGACGAAACCGTAATCTCCAAAATGAAACGGATAAAATCGCGTATCTTGGAGAGGCACTTGCTGAAATAGGCAAGCTTGATCAAGCTGTAGAGCGCGAACTTTATTTGAAACAGTTGGGTTCTGAGTTTGAACTTTCGATGGAAGCTTTGAAGCAACAGTTGCAGCAGTCGTTAGTATCGGCGAAACCGAAACCACGCGATTATGGAGGACCACCACCCGAGGATTATGGGGAATATCCAGTTTATGATGGTGGCGGTGGACCAGCTTACGAAGAATTTAGTTTCCAACAACCAACGCAGACGCCATCAGCAGGATTGACATCAGAGAAGCGTTTACTAAAGTATATGTTGGAAGATCGCGATGCATTTATCCAGATTCGAAATATGATGCAAGAGCAAGAAATCGATTTTTATCACGATAACTATAAAGCTCTTTATACCTATTTAATTGGATTTTATGCGACTGGGAATGATGCGAATCCGCTTGTGTTAATGGATCAGCTTCCCGATGATATGACGCGAAATCTCGTGAGCGAGCTTGAAATGATGGTTTTAAACACAGAGGTTTCAACAGAAGAATATCAAGATTATGTTGCCAGCTTGAGAAAAGCGAGCATAGAACGAGATATTAAAGAAAAAGAGCAACAACTACAGATCGCATCACAGCAGGGGGAGATGACGCTGGCATTTGAACTTGCCAGGACGATCACTGCTATGCGAGCTGACTTGAAAAAATAG
- a CDS encoding YaiI/YqxD family protein, with translation MTQIVIDADACPVKDEVRQLAKRYAIPLTFVASYNHFSVNLPEGETWIFVDTDKESADMRILNLVKSGDIVVTQDIGLASILIAKKVATFSNRGEEYREAEIAMMLDMRYLHAKERRQGKYSKGPRAMTSQDNDNFLEKLDTFIKARL, from the coding sequence ATGACTCAAATTGTTATCGATGCAGATGCTTGTCCTGTGAAGGATGAGGTGCGTCAACTTGCGAAGCGATATGCGATTCCTTTAACATTTGTGGCCTCATACAATCATTTTTCGGTGAATTTACCAGAAGGTGAGACATGGATTTTTGTCGATACGGATAAAGAGTCTGCGGATATGAGAATACTTAACTTGGTTAAAAGTGGAGATATCGTGGTAACACAAGATATTGGTCTTGCAAGTATACTTATCGCCAAGAAAGTAGCGACCTTCTCTAACCGAGGAGAAGAATATCGTGAGGCCGAGATCGCGATGATGCTTGACATGCGTTATCTTCATGCGAAAGAGCGCCGGCAAGGTAAGTATAGTAAAGGTCCAAGAGCGATGACTTCTCAAGATAATGATAATTTTTTAGAGAAGCTGGATACGTTTATTAAAGCGAGGTTATAA
- a CDS encoding pyruvate, water dikinase regulatory protein has product MTQPAVYVVSDSTGETAELVTRAALMQFGKSPQFIHRFHHVDTPDMIEEIVDLVAVNNGIIVHTIVVEEVRNELNKTAKSFGVPIIDIFGPLLAQLEETYQIKPLSEPGMVRSLDEAYFRKVAAIEFAVENDDGRNPRGLLQADYVLIGISRTSKTPLSQYLALKGLKVANVPIVPEAQVPEELFEIDPNKIIGLKISKEKLNQIREKRLASIGLSGVGNYASHDRIDAELEIFTKLTDKLGCYVLDVTNKAIEETANDILMHIGEIVDENLEL; this is encoded by the coding sequence ATGACACAACCAGCAGTATATGTTGTTTCGGATTCAACGGGAGAAACGGCAGAGTTAGTAACGCGAGCGGCTTTGATGCAATTTGGTAAGAGCCCGCAATTCATTCACCGGTTCCATCACGTCGATACACCGGATATGATTGAGGAAATTGTGGATTTAGTAGCTGTAAACAATGGAATTATCGTGCATACAATCGTGGTGGAGGAAGTGCGCAATGAGTTAAATAAAACTGCGAAAAGTTTCGGCGTACCGATTATTGATATTTTCGGGCCACTTCTAGCTCAACTGGAAGAAACGTATCAGATCAAGCCACTTTCAGAACCTGGAATGGTGCGTTCACTTGATGAGGCATATTTCCGTAAAGTCGCTGCGATTGAGTTTGCGGTGGAGAACGATGATGGACGTAATCCGCGCGGCTTGTTACAAGCAGACTACGTTCTGATCGGCATTTCGCGTACATCAAAGACGCCACTTTCGCAATACCTGGCACTAAAAGGCTTAAAAGTCGCGAATGTACCGATCGTTCCAGAAGCGCAAGTTCCAGAAGAACTGTTTGAAATCGATCCAAATAAAATTATCGGTCTCAAAATCAGCAAGGAAAAATTAAATCAAATTCGTGAAAAACGCTTAGCTTCGATTGGACTTAGCGGCGTTGGGAATTATGCGAGTCATGATCGGATTGACGCCGAGCTTGAGATTTTTACCAAACTGACAGATAAACTTGGATGTTATGTGTTAGATGTAACGAATAAGGCGATTGAAGAGACAGCAAACGATATTTTAATGCATATTGGTGAAATTGTTGATGAAAATTTAGAATTATAG
- the glyS gene encoding glycine--tRNA ligase subunit beta, giving the protein MSKDFLLEIGLEEMPAKYITASVKQLQERIEKWLAENDLEYKTTEVYSSPRRLSVIVKDLAEKQADRVEESKGPAKKIAKDADGNWSKAAQGFARGQGVDPETLEFREINGVEYIYLEKEVKGAATMDLLPEMRQIITSMTFPVSMHWADYDLKYIRPIKWLIALFGDQVIPFEITNVATGNETRGHRFLGGSVTITNPADYEETLLSQFVVADASKRKAAIVSQIEEIEAVENWKIPVDAGLLEEVNNLVEYPTVLHATFDEAYLELPEEVLITTMKEHQRYFPVVDEAGKLRPYFITVRNGNHEHLETVAKGNEKVLRARLSDADFFYQEDLKITIDEAVAKLNNIVFHEKLGTLTEKMIRVKKVALIIAEQLNMTDAQKGKIARAVDIYKFDLVTNLVGEFPELQGIMGEKYALLQGEDAEVATAIREHYMPTSADGELPQSDIGALLAVADKLETLTGFFCVNIVPTGSADPFSLRRSALGIMRIIQAKNWDIRLLSVLADTVEIERAEGLNTIPSEEVFEQVELFLQNRLRAILSDQQIRHDIIDAVVKAGSNVVPELIERAELLNKNRDAEWFRPTMEALARVVNISKKHQGNVTIDPGLFENESEQQLFDAVQKLKKEYPTLIIVDRLRAFAALRTAIDAYFENTLVMSDDEAVRNNRLALLFELASFIKEFAQIEEINVK; this is encoded by the coding sequence ATGAGTAAAGATTTTCTATTGGAAATTGGTTTAGAGGAGATGCCAGCGAAATACATTACTGCGTCTGTCAAACAACTACAAGAACGTATTGAAAAATGGCTTGCAGAAAATGATTTGGAATATAAAACGACAGAAGTCTATTCAAGCCCGCGTCGTTTATCAGTGATCGTGAAGGATTTAGCTGAAAAACAAGCAGACCGCGTGGAAGAATCGAAAGGCCCAGCTAAAAAGATCGCAAAAGATGCAGACGGTAACTGGTCAAAAGCGGCACAAGGTTTTGCGAGAGGTCAAGGTGTTGATCCTGAAACGCTGGAATTCCGGGAAATTAATGGTGTCGAATATATTTATTTGGAGAAAGAAGTAAAAGGTGCAGCGACGATGGACTTACTGCCAGAGATGCGCCAAATCATTACTTCGATGACGTTCCCTGTTAGCATGCACTGGGCAGACTATGATTTGAAATATATTCGTCCGATTAAATGGTTGATCGCGCTGTTCGGTGACCAAGTGATTCCATTTGAAATTACGAATGTAGCGACTGGAAATGAAACACGTGGACATCGATTCTTGGGTGGTTCTGTGACGATTACGAATCCGGCTGATTATGAAGAAACACTTTTGAGCCAGTTTGTTGTTGCGGATGCATCGAAACGAAAAGCGGCGATTGTGAGCCAAATTGAGGAAATCGAAGCGGTAGAGAACTGGAAGATTCCTGTTGACGCGGGTCTTTTGGAAGAGGTTAATAATTTAGTAGAATATCCGACGGTCCTGCACGCTACTTTTGATGAGGCGTATTTGGAGTTACCTGAGGAAGTTCTGATTACGACGATGAAGGAGCACCAACGTTATTTCCCTGTGGTTGACGAGGCTGGCAAATTGCGACCGTACTTTATCACCGTTCGAAATGGAAATCATGAACACCTAGAAACAGTTGCGAAAGGTAACGAAAAAGTATTGCGAGCGCGCTTATCTGATGCGGATTTCTTCTATCAAGAAGATCTGAAAATCACGATTGACGAAGCTGTTGCGAAATTGAATAATATCGTTTTCCACGAAAAATTAGGAACATTGACGGAAAAAATGATTCGTGTGAAGAAGGTAGCGCTGATTATTGCAGAACAATTGAACATGACCGATGCACAAAAAGGGAAGATTGCGCGCGCTGTGGATATTTATAAATTTGATTTAGTGACGAATTTAGTCGGTGAGTTTCCTGAATTACAAGGAATCATGGGTGAAAAATATGCATTACTACAAGGTGAAGATGCGGAAGTGGCGACGGCGATTCGGGAGCACTATATGCCAACATCGGCGGACGGTGAGTTGCCACAAAGTGACATCGGTGCTTTGCTTGCAGTTGCTGATAAATTGGAAACATTGACTGGATTTTTCTGTGTGAATATCGTGCCTACTGGTTCGGCGGATCCGTTTAGTTTACGTCGCAGTGCGCTAGGAATTATGCGTATTATTCAAGCGAAAAACTGGGATATAAGATTGCTTTCTGTATTAGCGGATACGGTCGAAATTGAGCGTGCTGAAGGCTTGAATACAATCCCAAGTGAAGAAGTTTTCGAGCAGGTAGAATTATTCTTGCAAAATCGATTACGTGCAATTCTTTCTGATCAGCAAATTCGCCATGATATTATTGATGCGGTGGTTAAGGCGGGCAGCAATGTTGTACCCGAGTTAATCGAACGTGCGGAGTTGCTGAATAAAAATCGCGATGCGGAGTGGTTCCGTCCAACAATGGAAGCTCTTGCGCGTGTTGTTAATATTTCTAAGAAGCATCAAGGTAATGTAACTATTGATCCCGGTCTTTTCGAAAATGAGTCAGAACAGCAGTTATTTGATGCCGTTCAGAAGTTGAAAAAAGAGTATCCAACCTTGATTATTGTCGATAGACTGCGAGCTTTTGCGGCGTTACGGACAGCGATCGATGCTTACTTTGAGAATACGCTTGTGATGAGTGATGACGAAGCCGTGCGAAATAATCGTCTGGCGTTATTGTTTGAACTGGCGAGTTTTATTAAGGAATTTGCTCAAATCGAAGAAATAAACGTGAAATAA
- the glyQ gene encoding glycine--tRNA ligase subunit alpha has product MNLQTMIRTLQDYWSEQGCIMLQSYDVEKGAGTMSPYTFLKAIGPEPWKAGYVEPSRRPADGRYGENPNRLFQHHQFQVVMKPSPDNIQELYLGSLEKLGINALEHDIRFVEDNWENPSLGCAGLGWEVWLDGMEITQFTYFQQVGGLECSPVTSEITYGLERLASYIQEKENVFDLEWTEGISYRDIFYQAEYENSKYAFETSNGDMLLSLFDTYEREAGRQMEEGLVFPAYDYVLKCSHTFNLLDAKGVVSVTERAQYIARIRNLARRIAKTFYNEREKLGFPLMKNKEGADHE; this is encoded by the coding sequence ATGAATTTACAAACGATGATCCGAACGTTACAAGATTATTGGTCTGAACAAGGTTGTATTATGTTGCAATCCTATGATGTGGAAAAAGGTGCGGGAACAATGAGCCCGTATACATTTTTAAAAGCGATTGGTCCGGAGCCGTGGAAAGCGGGTTATGTGGAGCCTTCTCGTCGTCCTGCTGATGGTCGTTATGGGGAAAATCCGAACCGTTTATTTCAGCATCACCAATTTCAAGTTGTTATGAAGCCGTCACCTGATAATATTCAGGAGTTGTATTTAGGATCGCTTGAAAAGCTTGGAATTAACGCGTTGGAGCATGATATTCGATTTGTTGAGGATAACTGGGAAAATCCATCGCTTGGTTGCGCGGGTCTTGGTTGGGAAGTTTGGCTGGATGGCATGGAAATCACGCAGTTTACGTACTTCCAGCAAGTCGGTGGATTGGAATGTTCGCCTGTTACTTCTGAAATCACATACGGTTTAGAGCGCTTAGCTTCTTATATTCAAGAAAAAGAAAATGTATTTGATTTGGAGTGGACAGAAGGCATTTCGTATCGCGATATTTTCTATCAAGCAGAGTATGAGAACTCGAAATATGCGTTTGAGACGTCGAATGGCGACATGTTGCTATCGCTTTTTGATACGTATGAGCGTGAAGCGGGTCGTCAAATGGAAGAGGGACTTGTTTTTCCAGCGTATGATTATGTGTTGAAATGCTCGCACACGTTTAACTTGCTCGATGCAAAAGGTGTGGTTTCAGTGACGGAACGCGCGCAGTATATTGCTCGAATTCGGAACTTGGCGCGTCGCATTGCGAAGACATTCTACAATGAGCGTGAAAAACTTGGATTCCCACTAATGAAAAATAAGGAGGGCGCAGATCATGAGTAA
- the recO gene encoding DNA repair protein RecO — protein MEKCEGIVIRTTDYRESDKIVVIYSREYGKIGLVARGAKKTKSRLAGVTQLFTNGVFTFYPNRGLGTLQQGEAITSFSSIQTDIFLTAYATYACELLDKATEEQQANGYLYELFYQIIHHIDEGYDPQVLTQIFEMKMLPVLGLYPTMDKCAICGQTEGRFDFSAYSNGLVCHRCFERDRYRLHLSENVVKLLRLFYIFQLDRLGNISVKQETKEQLQRAIDTYYEQYSGLYLKSKKFLNNMKNWDELLKTKPEKEDGD, from the coding sequence ATGGAAAAATGTGAAGGAATTGTCATCCGAACGACCGATTACCGAGAATCTGATAAAATTGTCGTTATCTACTCCCGAGAATACGGTAAAATTGGTTTAGTCGCTCGTGGCGCGAAGAAAACGAAGAGTAGACTCGCTGGTGTGACGCAACTTTTCACAAATGGTGTCTTCACTTTTTATCCGAATCGAGGGTTAGGAACGCTACAACAAGGCGAAGCGATTACTTCTTTTTCATCGATTCAAACGGATATTTTTCTAACGGCGTATGCGACCTATGCTTGTGAATTGTTAGATAAAGCGACAGAGGAACAGCAAGCGAATGGCTATTTATATGAACTTTTTTATCAAATTATTCATCATATTGATGAGGGATACGATCCGCAAGTATTGACGCAAATTTTTGAGATGAAGATGTTGCCGGTTCTAGGTTTATACCCGACGATGGATAAGTGCGCGATTTGTGGGCAGACAGAGGGGCGATTTGATTTTTCGGCGTATTCGAATGGTTTGGTGTGTCACCGCTGTTTTGAGCGTGATAGATATCGTTTACACTTGTCGGAAAACGTCGTGAAATTATTGCGTTTATTTTATATTTTTCAGTTGGATCGCCTTGGAAATATCAGCGTAAAACAAGAGACGAAAGAGCAGTTGCAGCGCGCGATTGACACGTATTACGAGCAGTATTCTGGCCTGTATTTGAAGAGCAAGAAGTTCCTTAATAATATGAAGAATTGGGATGAATTATTAAAAACGAAGCCGGAAAAAGAAGATGGCGATTGA
- a CDS encoding DUF4352 domain-containing protein, with translation MITALLVFTVFFLFLCFVALVVGVILLIVRKNKWPGAIMTSASAFLGIIFCGVFAVGIAFSGLSSDYSMMGNHSMMYDDLMDGSNYDDTNGEDDPYDGSEEYSEDEGYYADDYITYKVGQVAEFEDNVWINVTKLEKWPGDTDLDSPMAGYYVKATVTIENKGTRSATYYADDFLIYDNTGAEGDNAYKEDWREIVKPGTKVTKTVYFDVYGDGPFHVALYDVSWSGAVK, from the coding sequence ATGATCACAGCATTGCTTGTTTTTACAGTTTTTTTCTTATTTTTATGTTTTGTCGCCCTCGTTGTTGGTGTTATCCTACTCATTGTTAGGAAAAATAAATGGCCTGGCGCGATCATGACTTCCGCTTCTGCTTTTCTTGGTATTATTTTTTGCGGCGTATTTGCTGTAGGAATCGCTTTTAGCGGCCTTTCATCCGATTATTCGATGATGGGCAACCATTCCATGATGTACGACGATTTAATGGATGGTTCGAACTACGATGATACGAACGGCGAAGATGATCCTTATGATGGTTCTGAGGAATATAGTGAAGACGAAGGTTACTACGCAGATGACTATATCACCTACAAAGTTGGCCAAGTAGCTGAATTCGAGGATAACGTCTGGATCAATGTTACGAAGCTAGAAAAATGGCCTGGTGACACAGATTTAGACAGTCCAATGGCGGGTTATTACGTGAAAGCAACCGTCACTATCGAAAATAAAGGCACGCGATCAGCTACTTATTACGCTGACGATTTCTTGATTTATGATAACACTGGTGCCGAGGGCGATAACGCGTACAAAGAAGACTGGCGCGAGATTGTAAAACCGGGAACGAAAGTAACGAAGACCGTTTACTTTGATGTTTACGGGGATGGACCGTTTCATGTGGCGCTTTATGATGTGTCATGGAGTGGCGCGGTAAAATAA
- the era gene encoding GTPase Era — MSDVFKSGFVAIVGRPNVGKSTLLNQIIGQKIAIMSDKAQTTRNKIQGVYTTNDAQVVFIDTPGIHKPKHKLGDFMVRVALNTFREVDMIFFVIDAEAGYGRGDEFIIEKLKRVEETPIFLLINKIDLVQPEALLDLIAKYSELLDFEEIVPISALQGNNVETLLVETTKHLAEGPMYYPEDQITDHPERFIIGELIREQVLKFTHEEVPHSVAVVIEGIETNPETQKLHIMAQIIVERSTQKGILIGKQGQMLKQIGMRARKEIELLLGSKVYLEIWVKVQKGWRDKEHYLHDFGFDHDES, encoded by the coding sequence ATGAGTGACGTTTTCAAGTCAGGTTTTGTGGCAATTGTCGGCCGTCCTAACGTAGGAAAATCGACGTTATTAAATCAAATTATTGGGCAAAAAATCGCGATCATGAGTGACAAAGCCCAAACAACACGCAATAAAATCCAAGGTGTGTACACAACGAATGATGCGCAAGTCGTGTTTATCGATACACCGGGGATTCATAAACCAAAGCATAAATTAGGCGATTTCATGGTACGCGTAGCACTAAATACGTTCCGAGAAGTGGATATGATTTTCTTTGTGATCGACGCGGAAGCAGGTTACGGTCGCGGCGATGAATTCATTATCGAAAAACTGAAAAGAGTAGAGGAAACACCAATTTTCCTATTGATTAATAAAATTGACCTCGTTCAACCAGAAGCATTGTTGGACTTGATCGCAAAATATAGCGAGTTGCTTGATTTTGAGGAGATTGTTCCGATTTCGGCGCTTCAAGGTAACAATGTTGAGACCTTACTTGTGGAAACAACGAAGCATTTAGCGGAAGGTCCGATGTATTATCCAGAAGATCAGATTACGGATCATCCAGAGCGCTTTATTATCGGCGAGCTGATTCGTGAGCAGGTTTTGAAATTTACGCATGAAGAAGTACCACATTCCGTTGCGGTCGTTATCGAAGGCATTGAAACAAATCCCGAGACGCAAAAACTGCATATTATGGCACAAATTATCGTAGAACGCAGCACGCAAAAAGGTATTTTGATTGGGAAGCAAGGCCAGATGCTGAAGCAAATCGGGATGCGCGCGCGGAAAGAGATCGAACTTTTATTAGGATCGAAAGTGTATTTGGAAATCTGGGTGAAAGTGCAAAAAGGCTGGCGTGATAAAGAGCATTATTTGCATGACTTTGGTTTTGATCATGACGAGAGTTAA
- a CDS encoding cytidine deaminase — MKENNLIDLAKQARENAYVPYSKFKVGAALVTTDDEVVLGCNIENASYGLTNCAERTAIFKAVSEGKHTFKKLVVVADTEGPVAPCGACRQVISEFCAPEMPVVLTNMKGDTVEVTVSELLPGAFTPGDLKK, encoded by the coding sequence ATGAAAGAAAATAATTTAATTGATTTAGCGAAACAAGCACGTGAAAATGCGTACGTGCCATATTCTAAATTCAAAGTTGGCGCAGCGCTTGTGACAACGGATGACGAGGTCGTGCTTGGTTGTAACATCGAGAACGCGTCGTACGGCTTAACTAACTGTGCGGAAAGAACGGCGATTTTTAAAGCAGTGTCAGAAGGTAAACATACTTTCAAAAAATTGGTGGTCGTGGCTGATACTGAAGGTCCCGTTGCTCCTTGTGGCGCTTGCCGTCAAGTTATCAGCGAATTTTGCGCACCAGAAATGCCAGTAGTTTTAACAAATATGAAAGGTGATACTGTGGAAGTGACTGTTTCCGAACTACTTCCAGGCGCCTTTACTCCGGGGGATCTTAAAAAATGA
- a CDS encoding diacylglycerol kinase family protein, with product MPMDSKDKVVASGNRRFRKSFIHAFTGIKTAILEERHMRVHITAGMIVIICGVFFKVTKVEWLFLIFSIFNVLAFEMINTAIERAVDVATEEFHPYAKKAKDVAAGAVLLAALCSAVIGLIIFIPKLF from the coding sequence ATGCCTATGGACTCGAAAGATAAAGTAGTAGCTTCGGGTAACCGGCGTTTCAGAAAATCATTTATTCATGCCTTTACAGGGATTAAAACAGCTATTTTAGAAGAGCGCCACATGCGTGTTCACATTACAGCTGGAATGATTGTCATTATTTGTGGTGTATTTTTCAAAGTGACAAAAGTAGAATGGTTATTTCTGATCTTTTCCATTTTTAACGTGTTGGCGTTTGAGATGATTAATACAGCGATAGAACGTGCGGTGGACGTGGCGACAGAAGAATTTCACCCCTACGCAAAAAAAGCGAAGGACGTTGCAGCAGGCGCAGTTTTGCTCGCTGCGTTATGTTCTGCCGTCATTGGACTTATTATTTTTATACCAAAATTATTTTAA